The nucleotide sequence CTTTGCAAATACCTGTTGCGCTAATAGTTGTGGTTAATATAATTAGCATTGCAAGTAATTTGCCAAGGATGGGAGGGCGCGTGGGGACGCGCCGGGTGAACGAGGGGCCGTGCGCATCGGAGTGGTGCACGCGCTCGATTCGCCAAGGGGAGCGGCCAGCGTTGTGCATGAACCGTCGCCAGTCCCAGCGGGATCTGCCCGCGGCCTTCCTCCTGAAGCAGATCTTGGCCACGAGAGGCAAAAGGAGGAGGAGAGATGTCACTTAAGATGAGCCGCCGCGGCTTCGTGAAGGCAACCGCCGCCGCGACCGCATCGACGCTGCTGCTGGGTTCGCAGGCTGCCACGGCCTTTGCGGACGATGCAGCGGGCGCCGCAGGGGCGACCGCATCCGACGACGTGAAGAAGATCCCCAGTGCGTGCCGCCAATGTTACGGCCGCTGCGCGCTGTTCGGTCACGTCAAGGACGGCCGCGTGGTGAAGATCGAGGGCAACCCCGATCTGTTCAGCGAGGGAACGCTGTGCTCGCGCGCGTTTGCCATTCCGCAGGAGCTGTACAACCCGCTGCGCGTGCGCTACCCGCAGAAGCGCGTGGGCGAGAAGGGCTCCGGCCAGTGGAAGCGCATCACGTGGGAGGAAGCCTACCAGGAGGCCGCCGACCGCTTCACCAAGATAGGCGAGGAGCACGGCTGGCACACCATCGCGCACCAGTACGGCACAGGTCGCGACATGCTGCAGTTCCAGGCCATCAACAAGCTATGGCTGGAGCTGGGCTCCACGGCCACGTTCGGCGTGGGCAACCTGTGCTGGGTGGGCTCGTACTTCACCAGCCAGCGCCTGTACGGCGACGAGACGCAGTACACCGGTTGGGACGGCAACAATACGAACTGCATCCTTATCTGGTGCCGCCAGGAGCGCAGCCGCGGCTACTACGACTGGCTCACCGTCAAGCGCGCCCAGGAGCGCGGCGCCAAGGTTATCTGCGTGGATCCGCGCTACACCTGCACGGCCAGCAAGGCAGACCTGTGGCTGCCTATCCGCCCCGGTTCCGACATGGCGCTGGTGTTGGCGTTCATCAACGAGATCATTCACTCGGACAAGTGCGCCGAAGACTTCGCGCGCTTCTACACCAACGCCCCGTTCTTCATCGACGAGGAGGGCACCGGCTACCAGCTGCGCGAGTCAATGATCAAAGAAGGCGGCAACGAGGAGCTGTACCCCGCTTGGGACGAGGCGCACGACCAGCTGATCTCCTGGTCCGGCGACTGGCAGAACAAGCAGGGCGTGGGCGGCCCGAAGGCCTTCCAGTGGCTCGATGCCGAGGGCAACATCGTGGCGGACGCGAAGCCGGCGCTTTCCGGTAGCCGCGAGATCAACGGCAAGACGTACCGCACTTCCTGGGATATCCTGGTCGAGCACGTCACGCCGTGGACCGTGGAGCGCGCTGCCGAGTTCTGCGAACTGCCCGAAGACAAGATTCGCGAGGCTATCGATATCTACATCGAGGCCAGTCCCTCGGCGTGCTTCTGCCGCGGCCAGAAGGTGGAGTTCTCCATCAACACATCGGGCATCTCGCAGGCGTTCACCATCATGATGGCGCTCGCCGGCAACTTCGACTCGAAGGGCGGCCAGAACATCGGCCGCGAGCCCGCCACCGGCTACGACTCGTTCATGTTCGACGTCGTGCCGAACAAGGAAGGCCGGATGGGCAAGCGCCGCCTGGAAACGGCGAAGAACATCAAGAAGCTCTCCGTGTGCCAGAACACCGGTTACCAGCAGATTCTCGTTGCCGACGATGCCACGGGCGAGCTGCGCGAAACCACGCAGAACTCCGGCGGCCAGGTCATCTACGGCCAGCAGGGCGGATTCGGCGCGGCCACCACGAAGGCCATGGCAAAGGGCGATCCGTTCCAGATCCACGGTTACTGGCAGCAGACGTCCGAGCCCATCCTCTCCATCGAGGGCGGTCGCGAGATCGTGGAGGGCTTCAAGAACCTGGACTTCTTCGTGAACGTGGACATCTACATGACCCCCTCGGGCGAGCTCGCCGACATCATCCTGCCGGCCGCGCACCCCAACGAGGTGGACCGCGTGGAGTGGGCTCACTCGGGCCACGGCTATCCCACCAGCCACACCTACCTCATCCGCCAGCCGTTCCACGAGCCGCTGGGCGAGAGCAAAGACGACATGGACATCTGCTTCGAGTTCGCGAAGTACATGGACGTGGACATGTACTGGAAGGACAAGTACGAGTTCTTCGATTACATGGTGAAGGGCCCCGAAATGCTGCCTCCGCAGTTGAGCTGTGCAAGCTTCGAGGAATTCCGCGAGCGCATCAGCGTGACCGGCGTCGAGATGGCCACCGTAAAGGGCGCGCCGAAGTACGAGACGGGTTTCATGCGCAAGACGAGCGACTTCCGCCCCGGTTTCAACACCATGTACCGTGGCAACAAGATGGGGACGGTGTACCGCTTCCCCGGCACGAAGACGCCGGATGGCAAGGTAATTCCTGCGCACCCGCAGTCGGACAACGGCAAGATGGAAATGTGGTCCGAAGACCTGCTGCTGTACGGCAACGGCCCGCTGCCGCTGTACATCGAGCCGCCCATCACGCCGCTGGCCCGCCCCGACATGCTGGAGGACTTCCCGTACACGCTTATCACGGGAGGGCGCTCCCATGCGTTCTTCCACACCGAGTACCGCAACAGCCCGTGGATGCGCGAGGTGCACATGTTCCCGACCGTGGACATCAACCCCGCCACCGCTGCCGAGCACGGCATCGAGCAGGACGACTGGGTGGTCATCGAGACGTACGTGGACAAGATTCGCCAGCGTGCGAACCTCACCGAGGCCATCAAGCCGGGCATGATCCACGTGGAGCACGACTGGTGGTTCCCCGAGCGCGAGGCCACGGACGACCTGCACGGCGCTTTCGACTCGAACTGCAACGTGCTGTTCGAGAACAACGGCCCCTACGACCCGGCGGTCGGTACCGACAACTACGGCGGCCTCTGCAGGATCTACAAGGCTGAGGAGGGCGCGCCGGCGAACATCTGCATGAACGAGGAAGACCTGAAGATATTCCTGCCCATGAGCGCCGAGGCCCTGGCTTCCGACAGCCAGGAGAACGGCGTGGCGCAGGTGACGGTGAAGGGAGGTGCGAAGTAGCATGACCCGCAACATTATCTCAATCGATCTGGACAGCTGCATCGGGTGCCATTCCTGCGCGGTGGTCTGCAAGCAAGAAAACGGCGTGGGCCTGGGCACCTATTACAACAAGGTGCTCACCGTAGGTCCCTCGGGAACCTACCCCGACCTGGAGATGTACTACCTGCCCGTGGCGTGCCAGCACTGCGACAACCCCGAGTGCGTGAGCGTGTGCCCCACCGGCGCCAGCTACAAGCGCGAGGACGGCGTGGTCCTGGTGGACCACAGCAAGTGCATCGGGTGCCAGTACTGCGTCATGGCCTGCCCTTACGGCGTGCGCGCCTACGACGAGGGCCGCGACAAGGGCGTTATCGAGAAGTGCACCATGTGCGCCCACCTTATCGACAAGGGCGAGCAGCCGGCGTGCGTGCGCCACTGCCCCGGCCAGGCGCGCCTGTTCGGCGACTTGGACGATCCCGAGTCCGCGCCTTCGAAGATGAGGGCGTCCAAGAAGACGCATAAGCTCACCGACGTGGGGAACCATCCGGGAGTGGACTACGGCTTGGACAAGTTCACTTGGAAAGGCGGTGAGTAGCCATGGCAATTCAGTGGCCTCTGCTGATCTTCAGCGTGCTCTTGGGCATTACCGGCGGCATCTTCGTGTTCTTGGGCGCAGGCGAGCTCAAGGGCAAGTTCAAGGAAGTCCGCTTCATAGGCGCGCTCATCGCGCTGGCGTGCCTGGCGGTTGGCGGCTGCGTGTCGGTGCTGCACATGGGGCATCCGGAGCGCGCGACGCACCTGCTGGGCAACTTCGGCTCCGGCTTGTCCAAGGAGCTGCTGGTGGTGGCGCTCATGGGCATCGTGTCTTTGGTGTACGTCGTCTTGGCGAAGAAGGACTACCCCGGTGCCAGCAAGGTGTTCGGCATCCTGGGCGCGGTTTTGGGTCTGGTGCTGCCGGTGGTGGCCGGCGCCTCTTACCTGATCGCAGCCCGTCCTGCCTGGGACAGCGCGGCGCTGCCGCTCATGTACCTGGGTGCCGGCCTGGCCATGGGCGCGCTTTTGATGTGCGGTCTGGTATTGCTTCGCGGCAACGCAAAGGAAGACGGCGGGTTTGCCCTGCGCATTGCGTTGGCGGCCGTTGTCATCATGGCAGTGACGTCGGTGGCCTACGTAATATGGATAGCCATCGCGCCGTACCAGGCACCGTCGCGTTCCATCGAGCGTTTGTTGGCGGGCGACCTGGCGGTCATGTTCTGGCTGGGCGTGGTGCTGGTGGGGCTCGCGGCCCCTGTGGCGCTCACTGCTTTGGCCTGCGTAAAGTCCACGAAGGGCGATGCGGGCTCCGGCTTGGCTGATCCGAAGAAGCTGGCTGCCTTTATGTTCGCGGCGTTTGCCTGCTCGGTGGTGGGCGCGGTGTGCTTGCGCGTCATCATGTACGGTGTGGGCACGAGCGTGGAGTCGTTCATCTACTAGCGATGCCTCGAGGCGGGCGATGCCGGTACGTGGCATCGCCCGCTCCCGCAAAGGTGCGGGCAAACCATGCGGCGAGCGCGCCGCCGGTCACAGAGCCGTGACGGACAAGGCGCGCTCGCCGCATGGCTTGCGCACGAGGGAAGGCGTTCGCAGCGAGCGGGCGTCTTCGCAAGACGGAGAAGAAGGGGAAGCATCATGGAGAATGCCTTGCCGACCGAGCTGGTCGAGAACTTAACCGACTTTTGCGAAAACCGCGGGCGGGTGTATACGCTGCTTTCGCGCTGCTATGAGAAAGAGATAGATGCTGCGTTCGCTGCCGATTTCGCGGGACATGCAGCCCTCGAGTCTGACGACGCGGCATTAGCAGACGGCTTTGCTGCCTTGCAGGCTTGCCTGGCCGACCTTGACGAGGCGGCGCTCGAGCAGTTGGCCGTGGTGTTCAACCGCGTGTTCTTCGGCATGGGGCCGCGCACCGCACAGAAGGCGTTTCCTTACGAGTCGGTGTACACCAGCCCGGACGGGCTCATGATGCAGGAAGCGTATGCCCAAGTAAGGACGCTCTATCATGCAGCGCGATTCGCGAAGGACCCCACCTTCCCGGAGCCGGAAGACCATCTGGCGGTCGAGCTGGCATTCATGGCACGCTTGTGCGAACAGGCTGCCGGTGCACTGCGGGCGGGCGAGGGCCAGGCGGCGGAGGACTTGCTGGGCGGCCAGCTGGCATTTTTGCGCGATCACCTGTTGCGGTGGATAGAGCCGTTCGCGGCTGACGCCTGCGCATCGGCAGAAACCGGCTTCTATGCCCATTTGGCCACCTTCACCGAAACCTACCTTAAAGCCGACGAGAGCGCGCTGGACGAGGTTGTGGGGTAGCCTCGCGCGCAAGAGCGTTTTCTTAAGGGAGCTTCCGAT is from Gordonibacter urolithinfaciens and encodes:
- a CDS encoding molybdopterin-dependent oxidoreductase, which codes for MSLKMSRRGFVKATAAATASTLLLGSQAATAFADDAAGAAGATASDDVKKIPSACRQCYGRCALFGHVKDGRVVKIEGNPDLFSEGTLCSRAFAIPQELYNPLRVRYPQKRVGEKGSGQWKRITWEEAYQEAADRFTKIGEEHGWHTIAHQYGTGRDMLQFQAINKLWLELGSTATFGVGNLCWVGSYFTSQRLYGDETQYTGWDGNNTNCILIWCRQERSRGYYDWLTVKRAQERGAKVICVDPRYTCTASKADLWLPIRPGSDMALVLAFINEIIHSDKCAEDFARFYTNAPFFIDEEGTGYQLRESMIKEGGNEELYPAWDEAHDQLISWSGDWQNKQGVGGPKAFQWLDAEGNIVADAKPALSGSREINGKTYRTSWDILVEHVTPWTVERAAEFCELPEDKIREAIDIYIEASPSACFCRGQKVEFSINTSGISQAFTIMMALAGNFDSKGGQNIGREPATGYDSFMFDVVPNKEGRMGKRRLETAKNIKKLSVCQNTGYQQILVADDATGELRETTQNSGGQVIYGQQGGFGAATTKAMAKGDPFQIHGYWQQTSEPILSIEGGREIVEGFKNLDFFVNVDIYMTPSGELADIILPAAHPNEVDRVEWAHSGHGYPTSHTYLIRQPFHEPLGESKDDMDICFEFAKYMDVDMYWKDKYEFFDYMVKGPEMLPPQLSCASFEEFRERISVTGVEMATVKGAPKYETGFMRKTSDFRPGFNTMYRGNKMGTVYRFPGTKTPDGKVIPAHPQSDNGKMEMWSEDLLLYGNGPLPLYIEPPITPLARPDMLEDFPYTLITGGRSHAFFHTEYRNSPWMREVHMFPTVDINPATAAEHGIEQDDWVVIETYVDKIRQRANLTEAIKPGMIHVEHDWWFPEREATDDLHGAFDSNCNVLFENNGPYDPAVGTDNYGGLCRIYKAEEGAPANICMNEEDLKIFLPMSAEALASDSQENGVAQVTVKGGAK
- a CDS encoding 4Fe-4S dicluster domain-containing protein, whose translation is MTRNIISIDLDSCIGCHSCAVVCKQENGVGLGTYYNKVLTVGPSGTYPDLEMYYLPVACQHCDNPECVSVCPTGASYKREDGVVLVDHSKCIGCQYCVMACPYGVRAYDEGRDKGVIEKCTMCAHLIDKGEQPACVRHCPGQARLFGDLDDPESAPSKMRASKKTHKLTDVGNHPGVDYGLDKFTWKGGE
- a CDS encoding dimethyl sulfoxide reductase anchor subunit family protein translates to MAIQWPLLIFSVLLGITGGIFVFLGAGELKGKFKEVRFIGALIALACLAVGGCVSVLHMGHPERATHLLGNFGSGLSKELLVVALMGIVSLVYVVLAKKDYPGASKVFGILGAVLGLVLPVVAGASYLIAARPAWDSAALPLMYLGAGLAMGALLMCGLVLLRGNAKEDGGFALRIALAAVVIMAVTSVAYVIWIAIAPYQAPSRSIERLLAGDLAVMFWLGVVLVGLAAPVALTALACVKSTKGDAGSGLADPKKLAAFMFAAFACSVVGAVCLRVIMYGVGTSVESFIY
- a CDS encoding molecular chaperone, which encodes MENALPTELVENLTDFCENRGRVYTLLSRCYEKEIDAAFAADFAGHAALESDDAALADGFAALQACLADLDEAALEQLAVVFNRVFFGMGPRTAQKAFPYESVYTSPDGLMMQEAYAQVRTLYHAARFAKDPTFPEPEDHLAVELAFMARLCEQAAGALRAGEGQAAEDLLGGQLAFLRDHLLRWIEPFAADACASAETGFYAHLATFTETYLKADESALDEVVG